TTTAATATTGATATGACTATATTTTATCACAAATTAGACGTGCATTGGTCTTATAAGACAAACATAGATTACGGAGTAAGTAACTTTATTCAAAATGCTGGTATTGCTGCACTGAATTTACCGCAAAACTATATTGATGAAACTGTAGAAAAATATAAACGCAGAAGAGATTTCATGGTTAAAAGTTTCAAAAATTTGGGTTGGAATATATCTAAACCAAAGGCTACTATGTATTTATGGTTGTCTGTTCCAAATGGTTATGATTCTAAAGCTTGGTGTAAAGAGATTTTATCTAAAACCGGTGTAATCTTTACTCCCGGTATAGCTTTTGGAAAGAATAGTGATAAATATTTCAGAGTATCTCTTGCTGCTCAAGATGAAGAACTTTATGAAGCTATTAAACGATTGGAAAAATCAGGCATTAGATATTATTAAAAACCCGTGTTCGACAAGTATTATTATGTAAAATTGTATGTTTTGAATGTTTTAGGCTCTGGAATATAGATTAGTAAGTTTTATAAGGCTTAAAATTTGTTATATGTCAGCAAGCTTTTTGCAAATTCAAAGCGTATAATATAAAATTCGTTACAATATTTCTGATTTTTAGAAAATTTTTACCGCAAGATTTTTGAATAAAAATTTGAAAAATTAAATTAAACTTTTATGCTAAAATGTGTTCGTATCAAAGAAGAAGACTGAAAAGAAAAATGCAAAATATTGATAAATCATATATAGAAATACTTGATACCTTAAAGCAAAAGATAAAAACGGCTCAGCTAAAAGCAAGTCTTGCTGTTAATGCCGAAATGCTCATTTTGTACTGGGAAATTGGCAAGATAATTCTTGAAAAGCAAAAACAAGAGGGTTGGGGAGCAAAAATTATTGATACCCTTTCTCATGATCTTAGTACAAATTTCCCTGAAATGAAAGGTTTTTCGACTCGTAATTTAAAATACATGCGTAAATTTGCTGAAACCTATCCTGATTTTAAATTTGTGCAAGTACCGCTTGCACTAATTACTTGGTATCACAACATAACGCTTCTTGACAAAATAAAAAACAAAGAAGAACGGTTGTGGTATGCAAATAAAACCGTTGAATTTGGCTGGTCAAGGAATGTCCTTGTTCTTCAAATAGAAAGTCAACTTTACCAACGACAAGCGATAGCCGATAAAACATCAAACTTTAAAAATACGTTACCGGTTCCACAATCAGAACTTGCACATAATATGCTAAAAGATCCGTATAAATTTGATTTTCTAGGTATTGGACAGGAATCTCAGGAAAAAGAAATTGAAAATGCTCTTGTACAACACATGAAAAAATTTCTTCTTGAACTTGGTGTGGGGTTTGCCTTTGTAGGTCAGCAATATCACCTTGAAGTAGGAGAACAGGATTTTTATTTAGATTTGTTATTTTATCATTTAAAATTACGCTGTTATGTAATAATAGAGTTAAAATCAAAAGAATTTAAGCCTGAATATGCCGGTAAATTAAATTTTTATTTATCTGCGGCAGACGATTTATTAAGACATCCTGGTGATAAACCATCAATAGGAATTTTACTTTGTAAAAATAAGAATAACGTAATTGCAGAATATGCCCTAAAAGACATTAACAAACCTATAGGTATTTCTGAATATACTCTTACTCAAGCAATCCCTGAAAATCTCAAAACTAACCTTCCTTCTATCGAGGAGCTGGAAGCGGAACTTTCAGATTTAGAGAACGAATAAAAGAGAAATCAATTATGGAAGCAATAAAATTAAAAGAAATTGTTGATGCCATCGAAGATCAAAGTGATGAACTTTATTTTTATCTGAATAAAAAATCCAAAAAAGTTGTTATGATATCAAACGATGAGATGAGAGCCGCTGAAGACGAAGACCCAATAGAGGATTTCCCTGAATGGCAGCAGGAGATTATCAAAATTGCCATTGAAATAGTGAATACTGATGACTATATTGAATTGCCGGAAAAATCTAATATCAATGAATATGAAATTATGGAAGATTTCTGTCTTTCAATTGAAGATGACAAACTTAGAGGAATTCTTTTGGCTTCAATAAAAGGAAAAGGAGCTTTCAAAAGGTTTAAAGATGTGGCTTACAGGCATGAAATTCTTGAAAATTGGTATGAATTTAAAAATATAGCCTTAAAACAGATTGCAATAAATTGGTGCAAAGAAAATAATATAAATTATACAGATTAGGGAACAAAAAACTTAAAATAATCTCTATAATATAATAGTTTGGGGCAAATTATCGGAACTTAGGCAATTGTTAAAAACAAAGAAAAAATCATACGGTAATACTTCATGGGGACAAACATGGATAGAAGCTCTTGAAAGAATTGACTCTAACAGACTTGCAAGAGGAAAAACTTATGCAAATACCGGCAAAGTTAAAAATATAAAAATAAGCAGCAGTAATGTTTCTGCAACTGTAAAAGGGTCGTATTATGATTCTTACAGCATAAAAATAAGTCTTGAAAAGCTTACAAAAGATGAAATAAAAAGCATAAAAGAAATAATTTCTCAAAACCCTTCCATTGCTATTGAACTAGGAATGGGTAATTTGCCTGAATCATTGCCGGTACTTCTGGAAAAACAAAAATTATCCCTGCTTCCCAAAAGATGGAAGGATTTAAAATCGAGCTGTTCCTGTCCTGATTCTGCTAATCCTTGCAAACACCTTGCAGCCGTTTACTATATGCTTGCAAATGAAATAGATAAAGATCCTTTTATTCTTTTAAACCTCAAGGGAATTGAAAAAGAAGAATTAATAA
The bacterium genome window above contains:
- a CDS encoding aminotransferase class I/II-fold pyridoxal phosphate-dependent enzyme gives rise to the protein FNIDMTIFYHKLDVHWSYKTNIDYGVSNFIQNAGIAALNLPQNYIDETVEKYKRRRDFMVKSFKNLGWNISKPKATMYLWLSVPNGYDSKAWCKEILSKTGVIFTPGIAFGKNSDKYFRVSLAAQDEELYEAIKRLEKSGIRYY
- a CDS encoding PDDEXK nuclease domain-containing protein — protein: MQNIDKSYIEILDTLKQKIKTAQLKASLAVNAEMLILYWEIGKIILEKQKQEGWGAKIIDTLSHDLSTNFPEMKGFSTRNLKYMRKFAETYPDFKFVQVPLALITWYHNITLLDKIKNKEERLWYANKTVEFGWSRNVLVLQIESQLYQRQAIADKTSNFKNTLPVPQSELAHNMLKDPYKFDFLGIGQESQEKEIENALVQHMKKFLLELGVGFAFVGQQYHLEVGEQDFYLDLLFYHLKLRCYVIIELKSKEFKPEYAGKLNFYLSAADDLLRHPGDKPSIGILLCKNKNNVIAEYALKDINKPIGISEYTLTQAIPENLKTNLPSIEELEAELSDLENE
- a CDS encoding UPF0158 family protein; translated protein: MEAIKLKEIVDAIEDQSDELYFYLNKKSKKVVMISNDEMRAAEDEDPIEDFPEWQQEIIKIAIEIVNTDDYIELPEKSNINEYEIMEDFCLSIEDDKLRGILLASIKGKGAFKRFKDVAYRHEILENWYEFKNIALKQIAINWCKENNINYTD